One window of Longimicrobium sp. genomic DNA carries:
- a CDS encoding pitrilysin family protein yields MTTRTTRAARLACVAAVLSGTAAAGAHAQTPLDRSKRPVAPAAAPFRLPAVEMRTLRNGIPVAVIQNHQLPIVAVRTVIDAGALLEPADRAGLAGLVGQMLAEGTTTRTADQLAEAFADLGTQVTPQGFTTITPNLDRSLELLGDMLMHPAFPDSALARNKANTVANLRRLREQPGFLADHLFNSVLFGAQHPYARVATDQTVGAITRADLVAFHSDWYRPQNVKLVVVGDITPDAAVARLERVFGAWPAGGKTARYDLPAPRPAGATTIYLLDRPNSPQSTVYIGQVGPSRDTPDYFALEAMNIAYGGVSGARLNSNLRERHAFTYGANSVLQWRRPPQVSSIRGSSDIVAAKTDSAIAEWLGELRGIRGERAITAQELAFAKNNRTASLPLRFETVTQVAGAVADLLQNGIPTDFYNSYAQNIERLGGTDLTSVAAKYLDPQKSVIVVVGDRKVVEPGLRALGMPLVVVDENGNPVASS; encoded by the coding sequence ATGACGACCCGCACGACGCGCGCGGCGCGCCTGGCCTGCGTGGCGGCGGTCCTCTCCGGGACCGCGGCCGCCGGTGCACACGCGCAGACGCCGCTCGACCGCTCGAAGCGCCCCGTGGCGCCCGCCGCCGCGCCCTTCCGCCTGCCCGCGGTGGAGATGCGCACGCTCCGCAACGGCATTCCCGTGGCCGTGATCCAGAATCACCAGCTCCCCATCGTGGCCGTGCGCACGGTGATCGACGCGGGCGCGCTGCTGGAGCCGGCCGACCGCGCCGGGCTGGCGGGGCTGGTGGGGCAGATGCTGGCCGAGGGGACCACCACGCGCACCGCCGACCAGCTGGCCGAGGCCTTCGCCGACCTGGGCACGCAGGTGACGCCGCAGGGCTTCACCACCATCACGCCGAACCTGGACCGGTCGCTGGAGCTGCTGGGCGACATGCTCATGCACCCGGCCTTCCCCGACTCGGCGCTGGCGCGCAACAAGGCCAACACGGTGGCCAACCTGCGCCGCCTGCGCGAGCAGCCGGGGTTCCTGGCCGACCACCTGTTCAACTCCGTCCTCTTCGGCGCGCAGCACCCGTACGCGCGGGTGGCCACCGACCAGACGGTGGGCGCCATCACCCGCGCCGACCTGGTGGCCTTCCACTCGGACTGGTACCGGCCGCAGAACGTGAAGCTGGTGGTGGTCGGCGACATCACCCCGGACGCGGCGGTGGCGCGGCTGGAGCGGGTGTTCGGCGCCTGGCCCGCGGGGGGGAAGACGGCGCGCTACGACCTGCCCGCGCCGCGGCCGGCGGGGGCCACCACCATCTACCTGCTGGACCGCCCCAACTCGCCGCAGAGCACGGTCTACATCGGCCAGGTGGGCCCCTCGCGCGACACGCCCGACTACTTCGCGCTGGAGGCGATGAACATCGCGTACGGCGGCGTCAGCGGGGCGCGGCTGAACTCGAACCTGCGCGAGCGGCACGCGTTCACCTACGGCGCCAACTCGGTCCTGCAGTGGCGCCGCCCGCCGCAGGTGAGCTCCATCCGCGGCTCGTCCGACATCGTGGCCGCGAAGACCGACAGCGCGATCGCCGAGTGGCTGGGCGAGCTGCGCGGCATCCGCGGCGAGCGCGCCATCACCGCGCAGGAGCTGGCGTTCGCCAAGAACAACCGCACCGCGTCGCTGCCGCTGCGCTTCGAGACGGTCACGCAGGTGGCGGGCGCCGTGGCCGACCTGCTGCAGAACGGCATCCCCACCGACTTCTACAACAGCTACGCCCAGAACATCGAGCGGCTGGGCGGCACCGACCTTACCTCCGTGGCCGCGAAGTACCTGGACCCGCAGAAGTCGGTGATCGTGGTGGTGGGCGACCGCAAGGTGGTGGAGCCGGGGCTGCGCGCGCTCGGCATGCCGCTGGTGGTCGTGGACGAGAACGGCAACCCCGTCGCGTCGAGCTGA
- a CDS encoding pitrilysin family protein produces MTRTARSTQRALLAACLLYGGAAQAQTGARPQPAPDVPTLPLVRYTLPNGMTALLSEDHSAPVVALTVWYHVGSKNEKPGRTGFAHLFEHMMFEGSENIGTGEHRRMIQSLGGIFNGSTTEDRTNYFEMLPSNQLETAIWMESDRMATLLTRLNQERLDAEREIVKNERRLRVDNQPFGVSDEVTIAALYPSQNPYSWPVIGSMGDLSAASLEDVRDFFRTYYSPGNATISISGDIDVARTRELLDRYFGTIPRGPAIERPRVAPTTLAAEKRLVLEDSRARLPQLQITWPTVGRHSPDVYALRSLGTLLTLDRTSRLRRVLVYDRQLATQVFARQNDNEDDGYFQIFVTPRPNASLTEIEGVIDSIVAAVQTAPLAAAEVQRVKNYTIVGNITGLQQRLARAETLAEGQVFDGDPLSYRTEIARQQAVTPADVQRVARRYLGRGRVVLSMVPAGKLDQVSRPSLPFTNVTPAAAAAPATSAPGSN; encoded by the coding sequence AACCGGCGCGAGGCCACAACCCGCGCCCGACGTGCCCACCCTGCCGCTGGTGCGCTACACCCTGCCCAACGGGATGACGGCGCTGCTCAGCGAGGACCACTCGGCGCCGGTGGTGGCGCTCACGGTGTGGTACCACGTGGGGTCCAAGAACGAGAAGCCCGGCCGCACCGGCTTCGCGCACCTGTTCGAGCACATGATGTTCGAGGGGAGCGAGAACATCGGCACCGGCGAGCACCGCCGCATGATCCAGTCGCTGGGCGGCATCTTCAACGGCAGCACCACCGAAGACCGCACCAACTACTTCGAGATGCTCCCCAGCAACCAGCTGGAGACGGCCATCTGGATGGAGAGCGACCGCATGGCCACGCTGCTGACGCGGCTGAACCAGGAGCGGCTGGACGCCGAGCGCGAGATCGTGAAGAACGAGCGCCGGCTGCGCGTGGACAACCAGCCCTTCGGCGTGAGCGACGAGGTGACCATCGCCGCGCTGTATCCCTCGCAGAACCCGTATTCGTGGCCGGTGATCGGGTCGATGGGCGACCTGTCGGCGGCGTCGCTCGAGGACGTGCGCGACTTCTTCCGCACCTACTACTCGCCCGGCAACGCCACCATCTCCATCAGCGGCGACATCGACGTGGCGCGCACGCGCGAGTTGCTGGACCGCTACTTCGGCACGATCCCGCGCGGGCCCGCCATCGAGCGCCCGCGCGTCGCTCCGACCACGCTGGCCGCCGAGAAGCGGCTGGTGCTGGAGGACTCGCGCGCGCGGCTGCCGCAGCTGCAGATCACCTGGCCCACCGTGGGGCGCCACTCGCCGGACGTGTACGCGCTGCGGTCGCTGGGCACGCTGCTCACGCTGGACCGCACCAGCCGCCTGCGCAGGGTGCTGGTGTACGACCGGCAACTGGCCACGCAGGTGTTCGCCCGGCAGAACGACAACGAGGACGACGGCTACTTCCAGATCTTCGTGACCCCGCGCCCCAACGCGTCGCTCACCGAGATCGAGGGGGTGATCGACAGCATCGTGGCCGCGGTGCAGACGGCGCCGCTGGCCGCCGCCGAGGTGCAGCGGGTGAAGAACTACACCATCGTCGGGAACATCACCGGCCTGCAGCAGCGACTTGCCCGCGCGGAAACCCTGGCCGAAGGGCAGGTGTTCGACGGCGACCCGCTTTCCTACCGCACCGAGATCGCCCGCCAGCAGGCGGTAACGCCGGCCGACGTGCAGCGCGTGGCGCGCCGCTACCTGGGGCGCGGCCGCGTGGTGCTGAGCATGGTGCCCGCCGGCAAGCTGGACCAGGTGAGCAGGCCCTCGCTCCCCTTCACCAACGTGACCCCCGCCGCCGCCGCGGCGCCCGCCACCTCCGCCCCGGGGAGCAACTGA